In Pseudomonas sp. GCEP-101, one DNA window encodes the following:
- the acs gene encoding acetate--CoA ligase, with protein sequence MTAASVYPVRPEVAATTLTDEATYKKLYQQSVVNPDGFWREQAQRIDWIKPFTKVKQTSFDDHHVDIKWFADGTLNLSYNCLDRHLAERGDQIAIIWEGDDPSEHREITYRELHEQVCKFANALRGQDVHRGDVVTIYMPMIPEAVVAMLACARIGAIHSVVFGGFSPEALAGRIIDCRSKVVITADEGVRGGKKTPLKANVDDALTNPETNSVQKIIVCKRTGSPIKWNQHRDVWFEDLMKVAGNSCAPKEMGAEEPLFILYTSGSTGKPKGVLHTTGGYLVYASLTHERVFDYRPGEVFWCTADIGWVTGHTYVVYGPLANGATTVLFEGVPNYPDISRVAKIVDKHKVNILYTAPTAIRAMMAEGKAAVEGADGSSLRLLGSVGEPINPEAWQWYYETVGQSRCPIVDTWWQTETGACLMTPLPGAHGLKPGSAAKPFFGVVPALVDNLGNILEGSTEGNLVILDSWPGQARTLYGDHDRYVDTYFKTFKGMYFTGDGARRDEDGYYWITGRVDDVLNVSGHRMGTAEIESALVAHPKVAEAAVVGVPHDIKGQGIYVYVTLNAGEESSEQLRQELRAWVRKEIGPIATPDVIQWAPGLPKTRSGKIMRRILRKIATAEYDSLGDISTLSDPGVVQHLIDTHQAMRAA encoded by the coding sequence ATGACAGCGGCATCCGTGTACCCCGTGCGTCCCGAAGTGGCCGCGACCACTCTGACCGACGAGGCCACCTACAAGAAGCTGTACCAGCAGTCGGTGGTCAACCCCGACGGCTTCTGGCGCGAACAGGCCCAGCGCATCGACTGGATCAAGCCGTTCACCAAGGTCAAGCAGACCTCCTTCGACGACCACCACGTGGACATCAAGTGGTTCGCCGATGGCACGCTGAACCTCTCCTACAACTGCCTCGACCGCCACCTGGCCGAGCGCGGCGACCAGATCGCCATCATCTGGGAAGGCGACGATCCTTCCGAGCACCGCGAAATCACCTACCGCGAACTGCACGAACAGGTCTGCAAGTTCGCCAACGCCCTGCGCGGCCAGGACGTGCACCGTGGCGACGTGGTGACCATCTACATGCCGATGATCCCCGAGGCCGTGGTGGCGATGCTGGCCTGCGCCCGCATCGGTGCGATCCACTCCGTGGTGTTCGGCGGCTTCTCTCCCGAAGCCCTGGCCGGCCGCATCATCGACTGCCGCTCCAAGGTGGTGATCACCGCCGACGAAGGCGTGCGCGGCGGCAAGAAAACCCCGCTCAAGGCCAACGTCGACGACGCGCTGACCAACCCGGAAACCAACAGCGTGCAGAAGATCATCGTCTGCAAGCGCACCGGCTCGCCCATCAAGTGGAACCAGCACCGCGACGTGTGGTTCGAGGACCTGATGAAGGTCGCCGGCAACAGCTGCGCGCCGAAGGAAATGGGCGCCGAGGAGCCGCTGTTCATCCTCTACACCTCCGGCTCCACCGGCAAACCCAAGGGTGTGCTGCACACCACCGGCGGTTACCTGGTGTACGCCTCGCTGACCCATGAGCGCGTGTTCGACTACCGTCCGGGCGAAGTCTTCTGGTGCACCGCCGACATCGGCTGGGTGACCGGTCACACCTACGTCGTCTACGGCCCGCTGGCCAACGGTGCCACCACCGTGCTGTTCGAGGGCGTACCGAACTACCCGGACATCTCCCGCGTCGCCAAGATCGTCGACAAGCACAAGGTCAACATCCTCTACACCGCGCCCACCGCCATCCGCGCCATGATGGCCGAGGGCAAGGCCGCGGTCGAAGGCGCCGACGGTTCCAGCCTGCGCCTGCTGGGTTCGGTGGGCGAGCCGATCAACCCCGAAGCCTGGCAGTGGTACTACGAGACCGTCGGCCAGTCGCGCTGCCCGATCGTCGACACCTGGTGGCAGACCGAGACCGGCGCCTGCCTGATGACCCCGCTGCCGGGCGCCCATGGCCTGAAGCCGGGCTCCGCCGCCAAGCCGTTCTTCGGCGTGGTGCCGGCGCTGGTGGACAACCTGGGCAACATCCTGGAAGGGTCCACCGAGGGCAACCTGGTGATCCTCGACTCCTGGCCGGGCCAGGCCCGTACGCTGTACGGCGACCACGACCGCTACGTGGACACCTACTTCAAGACCTTCAAGGGTATGTACTTCACCGGCGACGGCGCCCGTCGCGACGAGGACGGCTACTACTGGATCACCGGGCGTGTGGATGACGTGCTCAACGTTTCCGGCCACCGCATGGGCACCGCCGAGATCGAGAGCGCTCTGGTCGCCCACCCGAAAGTGGCCGAGGCCGCGGTGGTTGGCGTGCCGCACGACATCAAGGGGCAGGGCATCTACGTCTACGTCACCCTGAATGCCGGCGAGGAATCCAGCGAGCAACTGCGCCAGGAACTGCGCGCCTGGGTGCGCAAGGAAATCGGCCCGATCGCCACGCCGGATGTGATCCAGTGGGCGCCCGGTCTGCCGAAGACCCGCTCGGGCAAGATCATGCGCCGCATCCTGCGCAAGATCGCCACGGCCGAGTACGATTCCCTGGGTGACATTTCCACCCTGTCCGATCCGGGTGTGGTGCAGCACCTGATCGACACGCACCAGGCCATGCGCGCGGCCTGA
- a CDS encoding TRAP transporter substrate-binding protein, with translation MFGSIGRALLAVLALACASASQAADEPQAANEPIVIKFAHVVAENTPKGQGALLFKRLAEERLPGRVRVEVYPNSSLFGDGKEMEALLLGDVQMLAPSLAKFEQYTKKVQIFDLPFLFDDIDAVDTFQRSPQGQSLLTSMQGKGILGLAYWHNGMKQLSANRLLLEPGDARGLKFRVQASDVLNEQFRQLRAISRKMSFAEVYQGLQTGVVNGTENTWSNYESQKVNEVQKYFTESNHGLVDYMVITNAAFWNGLPPDLRGELETIMAEVTVKVNAEAERLNRDARQRILASGTSEIHPLTAQQRADWREAMQPVWQKFRDNVGADFLQAAEAANRPH, from the coding sequence ATGTTTGGATCGATAGGGCGGGCCTTGCTCGCCGTCCTGGCGTTGGCCTGCGCCTCAGCCAGCCAGGCTGCCGATGAACCGCAGGCTGCCAACGAGCCGATAGTGATCAAGTTTGCCCACGTGGTCGCGGAGAACACGCCCAAGGGGCAGGGCGCGCTGCTGTTCAAGCGCCTGGCCGAAGAACGCCTGCCCGGCCGGGTGCGCGTGGAGGTCTACCCCAACTCCTCGCTGTTCGGCGATGGCAAGGAGATGGAGGCGCTGTTGCTGGGCGACGTGCAGATGCTCGCGCCGTCCCTGGCCAAGTTCGAGCAGTACACCAAGAAGGTGCAGATCTTCGACCTGCCGTTCCTCTTCGACGACATCGACGCTGTCGACACCTTCCAGCGCAGCCCGCAGGGCCAGAGCCTGCTGACCAGCATGCAGGGCAAGGGCATCCTCGGTCTGGCGTACTGGCACAACGGGATGAAGCAGCTGTCGGCCAACCGCCTGCTGCTCGAGCCCGGCGATGCGCGCGGCCTGAAGTTCCGCGTGCAGGCCTCCGATGTGCTCAACGAGCAGTTCCGCCAGTTGCGCGCCATCTCCCGCAAGATGTCCTTCGCCGAGGTCTACCAGGGCCTGCAGACCGGCGTGGTGAATGGCACCGAGAACACCTGGTCGAACTACGAGAGCCAGAAGGTCAACGAGGTGCAGAAGTACTTCACCGAGTCCAATCACGGCCTGGTGGACTACATGGTCATCACCAACGCGGCGTTCTGGAACGGCCTGCCGCCGGACCTGCGCGGCGAGCTGGAGACGATCATGGCCGAGGTCACCGTGAAGGTGAACGCCGAAGCCGAGCGCCTGAACCGCGACGCCCGCCAGCGCATCCTCGCCAGCGGCACCAGCGAGATCCACCCGCTCACCGCGCAGCAGCGCGCCGACTGGCGCGAGGCGATGCAGCCGGTATGGCAGAAATTCCGCGACAACGTCGGCGCCGATTTCCTCCAGGCCGCCGAAGCCGCCAACCGTCCCCATTGA
- the dctM gene encoding C4-dicarboxylate TRAP transporter large permease protein DctM has translation MTVMMLFLLLFVFMFIGVPIAISLGLSGALTILLFSPDSVRSLAIKLFETSEAYTLLAIPFFLLSGAFMTTGGVARRLIDFANACVGHIRGGLAIAAVLACMLFAALSGSSPATVAAVGSIAVAGMVRSGYPREFGAGIICNAGTLGILIPPSIVMVVYSAATETSVGKLFVAGVVPGLLLGVILMVVIYIVARVKTLPAQPRASLREWLSAARRAIWGLLLLVIILGGIYSGLFTPTEAAAVAAVYSAFVALFVYKDMRLRDCPKVLVESGRLSIMLMFIIANAMLFAHVLTTEQIPQQITEWVMQEGLTPIGFLLMVNVVLLVAGSFMEPSAIVLILAPIFFPIAMRLGIDPIHLGIVMVVNMEIGLVHPPVGLNLFVTSAVTGLPLGSTIRAALPWLMILLLFLILVTYVPYISLALPHALGM, from the coding sequence ATGACCGTGATGATGCTATTCCTCCTGCTGTTCGTCTTCATGTTCATCGGCGTGCCCATCGCCATCTCCCTGGGGCTCTCCGGCGCGCTGACGATCCTGCTGTTCAGCCCGGATTCGGTGCGCTCGCTGGCGATCAAGCTGTTCGAGACATCCGAGGCCTATACGCTGCTGGCGATCCCGTTCTTCCTGCTCTCCGGCGCCTTCATGACCACTGGCGGCGTGGCCCGGCGGCTGATCGACTTCGCCAACGCCTGCGTCGGCCACATCCGTGGCGGCCTGGCGATTGCCGCGGTGTTGGCGTGCATGCTGTTCGCCGCGCTGTCCGGCTCCTCGCCGGCGACCGTGGCGGCAGTGGGCTCGATTGCCGTGGCGGGCATGGTGCGCTCGGGTTACCCGCGCGAGTTCGGCGCCGGGATCATCTGCAATGCCGGCACCCTGGGCATCCTGATCCCGCCGTCGATCGTCATGGTGGTGTACTCCGCCGCCACCGAGACCTCGGTGGGCAAGCTGTTCGTCGCCGGCGTGGTGCCCGGGCTGCTGCTGGGCGTGATCCTGATGGTGGTGATCTACATCGTCGCGCGGGTGAAGACGCTGCCGGCGCAACCGCGCGCCAGCCTGCGCGAATGGCTGTCCGCCGCGCGCCGGGCGATCTGGGGGCTGCTCCTGCTGGTGATCATCCTCGGCGGCATCTACTCGGGGCTGTTCACGCCCACCGAGGCGGCGGCGGTGGCGGCGGTGTACTCGGCCTTCGTCGCGCTGTTCGTCTACAAGGACATGCGCCTGCGCGACTGTCCCAAGGTGCTGGTGGAGTCGGGGCGGCTGAGCATCATGCTGATGTTCATCATCGCCAACGCCATGCTCTTCGCCCACGTGCTGACCACCGAGCAGATCCCCCAGCAGATCACCGAGTGGGTGATGCAGGAGGGGCTGACGCCGATCGGCTTCCTGCTGATGGTCAACGTGGTGCTGCTGGTGGCCGGCAGTTTCATGGAGCCTTCGGCCATTGTGCTGATCCTCGCGCCGATCTTCTTCCCCATCGCCATGCGCCTGGGCATCGACCCGATCCACCTGGGGATCGTCATGGTGGTGAACATGGAGATCGGCCTGGTGCACCCGCCGGTGGGGCTCAACCTGTTCGTCACCTCGGCGGTCACCGGCCTGCCGCTGGGTTCGACCATCCGCGCGGCGCTGCCCTGGCTGATGATCCTGCTGCTGTTCCTGATCCTGGTGACCTACGTGCCCTATATCTCGCTGGCGCTGCCCCACGCCCTTGGTATGTGA
- a CDS encoding ABC transporter permease, whose amino-acid sequence MLNGYGATIVDGAWLTLQLSLLSMALAIALGLLGAAIRLSPVKWLAWCGDLYATVIRGVPDLVLILLIFYGGQAAVNWVAPMLGYEDYIDLNPFASGVGTLGFIFGAYLSETFRGAFMAIPKGQGEAGFAYGMSPLQVFFRIQVPQMIRLAIPGFTNNWLVLVKATALISVVGLQDMMFKAKQASDATREPFTYFLAVAALYLVVTTVSLVLLRMLERRYSVGVKVAEL is encoded by the coding sequence ATGCTCAATGGCTACGGAGCCACCATCGTCGATGGTGCCTGGCTGACGCTTCAGCTGTCCCTGCTGTCGATGGCCCTGGCGATCGCGCTGGGCCTGCTCGGTGCGGCCATCCGCCTGTCGCCGGTGAAGTGGCTGGCCTGGTGCGGCGACCTCTATGCCACCGTGATCCGTGGCGTGCCGGACCTGGTGCTGATCCTGCTGATCTTCTACGGCGGCCAGGCCGCGGTGAACTGGGTCGCGCCGATGCTGGGCTATGAGGATTACATCGACCTCAACCCCTTCGCCTCCGGCGTCGGCACCCTGGGCTTCATCTTCGGCGCCTACCTGTCCGAGACCTTCCGTGGCGCCTTCATGGCGATTCCCAAGGGGCAGGGCGAGGCCGGTTTCGCCTACGGCATGAGCCCGCTTCAGGTGTTCTTCCGCATCCAGGTGCCGCAGATGATCCGCCTGGCCATTCCCGGCTTCACCAACAACTGGCTGGTGCTGGTCAAGGCTACCGCGCTGATTTCCGTGGTCGGCCTGCAGGACATGATGTTCAAGGCCAAGCAGGCCTCGGACGCCACCCGCGAACCCTTTACCTACTTCCTCGCCGTGGCGGCGTTGTACCTGGTGGTCACCACCGTTTCCCTGGTACTGCTGCGCATGCTTGAACGCCGCTATTCAGTTGGCGTGAAAGTCGCCGAGCTTTGA
- a CDS encoding ABC transporter substrate-binding protein encodes MKKFALLGALALSALSLVAHADDKPVRIGIEAGYPPFSFKTPDGKLAGFDVDIGNALCEEMKVKCTWVEQEFDGLIPALKVRKIDAILSSMTITDERKKSVDFTNKYYHTPARFVMKQGVTLNDPLVDLKGKKVGVLRASTHDRYATDVLAPAGIEVVRYNSQNEANMDLVSGRLDATMADSVNLDDGFLKTDAGKGYAFVGPEYNDPKYFGGGAGIAVRKGDTALAEKFNAAIAGIRANGKYKEVQDKYFKFDVYGEN; translated from the coding sequence ATGAAGAAGTTTGCACTTCTCGGTGCGCTGGCCCTGTCCGCGCTTTCCCTGGTTGCCCACGCTGACGACAAGCCGGTACGCATCGGCATCGAAGCCGGCTATCCGCCTTTCTCCTTCAAGACTCCCGACGGCAAGCTCGCCGGTTTCGACGTGGATATCGGCAACGCCCTGTGCGAAGAGATGAAGGTCAAGTGCACCTGGGTCGAGCAGGAGTTCGACGGCCTGATCCCGGCGCTGAAGGTTCGCAAGATCGACGCCATCCTCTCGTCCATGACCATCACCGACGAGCGCAAGAAGTCCGTGGACTTCACCAACAAGTACTACCACACCCCCGCGCGCTTCGTGATGAAGCAGGGCGTGACCCTGAACGACCCGCTGGTGGACCTCAAGGGCAAGAAGGTCGGTGTGCTGCGCGCCTCCACCCATGACCGCTACGCCACCGACGTGCTGGCCCCCGCCGGCATCGAAGTCGTGCGCTACAACTCCCAGAACGAAGCCAACATGGACCTGGTCTCCGGCCGCCTCGACGCGACCATGGCCGACTCGGTCAACCTCGACGACGGCTTCCTGAAAACCGACGCCGGCAAGGGCTATGCCTTCGTAGGCCCCGAATACAACGATCCGAAGTACTTCGGTGGTGGCGCCGGCATCGCCGTGCGCAAGGGCGATACCGCCCTGGCCGAGAAATTCAACGCGGCCATCGCCGGCATCCGTGCCAACGGCAAGTACAAGGAAGTACAGGACAAGTACTTCAAGTTCGACGTCTACGGCGAGAACTGA
- a CDS encoding ABC transporter permease: MIFDFSVIWDSLPLYFSGLLVTLKLLAISLFFGLVAAVPLALMRCSKNPAVNLPAWLYTYVIRGTPMLVQLFLIYYGLAQFEVVRESSLWPLLSNATFCACAAFAINTSAYTAEILAGSIRATPHGEIEAAKAMGMSRIKMYRRILLPSALRRALPQYSNEVIMMLQTTSLASIVTLVDITGAARTVYSQYYLPFEAFITAGIFYLIMTFTLVRLFKLAERRWLAYLAPRKH; encoded by the coding sequence ATGATCTTTGATTTTTCCGTCATCTGGGACAGCCTGCCGCTCTACTTCAGCGGCCTGCTGGTGACCCTCAAGCTGCTGGCGATCTCGCTGTTCTTCGGCCTCGTGGCGGCGGTGCCGCTGGCGCTGATGCGCTGCTCGAAGAACCCGGCGGTGAACCTGCCGGCCTGGCTCTACACCTATGTGATCCGCGGCACCCCGATGCTGGTGCAGCTGTTCCTGATCTATTACGGCCTGGCCCAGTTCGAAGTGGTGCGCGAAAGCTCGCTGTGGCCGCTGCTGTCCAACGCCACCTTCTGCGCCTGCGCAGCGTTCGCCATCAACACCAGCGCCTACACCGCCGAGATCCTTGCCGGCAGCATCCGCGCCACGCCGCACGGCGAGATCGAGGCGGCCAAGGCCATGGGCATGTCGCGGATCAAGATGTACCGCCGCATCCTCCTGCCGTCGGCACTGCGCCGCGCGCTGCCGCAGTACAGCAACGAAGTGATCATGATGCTGCAGACCACCAGCCTGGCGTCCATCGTGACCCTGGTGGACATCACCGGCGCCGCGCGCACCGTGTACTCGCAGTATTACCTGCCGTTCGAGGCGTTCATCACTGCCGGCATCTTCTACCTGATCATGACCTTTACCCTGGTGCGCCTGTTCAAGCTGGCCGAGCGCCGCTGGCTGGCCTATCTCGCGCCGCGCAAGCACTGA
- a CDS encoding LysR family transcriptional regulator, whose amino-acid sequence MDLLHNMRAFVCVAETGSFTAAAQRMDLTTAYVSRTVAKLEAHLRTRLLHRTTRRIALTEAGQRYLQRCQQILGYIEEAEAEAGDAHARPHGKVKVHAMTGIGQHYLIRAIAQYCEIYPEVTFDLTLANRITDILDEGYDISVVIAQELPDSGFVSKRIGKTYSVLCASPEYVARHGMPTKLGELTEHRCLRLVNSVMSLDKWLFDGPDGQEMVGINHSHFQVNTADAMTEAVRAGMGIGALPVYSAVHGLQDGSLVRVLPAYSLFHLNVYALYPSRQYLDAKIRTWVEFLRDCVPGMLEEHERMMLEHRTRLPA is encoded by the coding sequence ATGGACCTGCTGCACAACATGCGTGCCTTCGTCTGTGTCGCCGAGACCGGCAGCTTCACCGCCGCCGCCCAGCGCATGGACCTCACCACCGCCTACGTCTCGCGGACGGTGGCCAAACTCGAAGCGCACCTGCGCACTCGCCTGCTGCATCGCACCACCCGCCGCATCGCCCTTACCGAAGCCGGCCAGCGCTACCTGCAGCGCTGCCAGCAGATCCTCGGCTACATCGAGGAAGCCGAGGCCGAGGCCGGCGATGCCCACGCCCGCCCCCACGGCAAGGTGAAGGTGCATGCCATGACCGGTATCGGCCAGCACTACCTGATCCGTGCGATCGCGCAGTACTGCGAGATCTACCCCGAGGTCACCTTCGACCTGACCCTGGCCAACCGCATCACCGACATCCTCGACGAGGGCTACGACATCTCCGTGGTGATCGCCCAGGAATTGCCGGACTCGGGCTTCGTCTCCAAGCGCATCGGCAAGACCTACAGCGTGCTCTGCGCCTCGCCCGAGTACGTGGCGCGGCACGGCATGCCGACGAAGCTCGGCGAGCTGACCGAGCACCGCTGCCTGCGCCTGGTGAACTCGGTGATGTCGCTGGACAAGTGGCTGTTCGACGGCCCCGACGGCCAGGAAATGGTCGGCATCAACCACAGCCATTTCCAGGTCAATACCGCCGACGCCATGACCGAGGCGGTGCGTGCCGGGATGGGCATCGGCGCGCTGCCGGTGTATTCCGCCGTGCACGGGTTGCAGGATGGCAGCCTGGTCCGCGTGCTGCCGGCCTACAGCCTGTTCCATCTCAACGTCTATGCGCTGTATCCGTCGCGGCAGTACCTCGACGCGAAGATCCGCACCTGGGTGGAGTTCCTGCGCGACTGCGTGCCCGGCATGCTGGAAGAGCACGAGCGGATGATGCTCGAGCACCGCACGCGGCTACCCGCCTGA
- a CDS encoding succinylglutamate desuccinylase/aspartoacylase family protein — MERIDHLLPWSSLGSERRLSVFRYGKGPRKVYIQSSLHADELPGMRTAWELKQRLADLESRGQLNCVVELVPVANPIGLGQTLQASHLGRFEFGSGKNFNRDFVELSALVAERVGAQLGADEAANVELIRQAMRDGLDALPPASSELQGMQRLLLRHACDAEVVLDLHCDFDAAIHVYAIPQHWPRWQSLAARLKAGVALLAEDSGGSSFDESCSLPWLRLAQAFPQAAIPLACLATTVELGGVGDTRVDQARDNAEAILGFLAEQGLIAGDWPAAPGECCEGMPFEGTEYLYAPHAGVVSFLRRAGEWVEKGDALFEVVDPLDDKVSTVCAGTSGVLFAIERGRYAQPGLWLAKVAGREPFRKGRLIND; from the coding sequence GTGGAACGTATCGATCATCTTCTGCCGTGGAGCAGCCTGGGTAGCGAGCGCCGCCTGAGCGTGTTCCGCTACGGCAAGGGCCCGCGCAAGGTCTACATCCAGTCCAGCCTGCACGCCGACGAGTTGCCCGGCATGCGCACCGCCTGGGAGCTGAAGCAGCGCCTGGCGGACCTGGAGTCGCGCGGGCAGCTGAACTGCGTCGTCGAGCTGGTGCCGGTGGCCAACCCCATCGGCCTGGGCCAGACCTTGCAGGCCAGCCATCTGGGCCGTTTCGAATTCGGCAGCGGGAAGAATTTCAACCGCGATTTCGTCGAGCTGTCCGCGCTGGTGGCCGAGCGTGTCGGCGCTCAGTTGGGTGCCGACGAGGCCGCCAACGTCGAACTGATCCGCCAGGCCATGCGCGATGGCCTCGATGCGCTGCCGCCGGCTTCGTCCGAGCTGCAGGGTATGCAGCGCCTCCTGCTGCGCCACGCGTGCGACGCCGAGGTGGTGCTCGACCTGCACTGCGACTTCGACGCCGCCATCCACGTCTACGCGATCCCGCAGCACTGGCCGCGCTGGCAGTCATTGGCGGCGCGCCTTAAGGCGGGCGTGGCGTTGCTTGCCGAAGATTCCGGCGGCAGCTCCTTCGACGAATCCTGCTCGCTGCCCTGGCTGCGCCTGGCGCAGGCTTTCCCGCAGGCGGCCATCCCGCTGGCGTGCCTGGCGACCACCGTCGAGCTGGGCGGGGTGGGCGACACCCGTGTCGACCAGGCGCGGGACAACGCCGAAGCCATCCTTGGCTTCCTCGCCGAGCAGGGATTGATCGCCGGTGACTGGCCGGCGGCCCCGGGCGAATGCTGCGAAGGCATGCCGTTCGAAGGCACCGAATACCTCTACGCACCCCATGCTGGCGTGGTGAGCTTTCTGCGCAGGGCAGGGGAGTGGGTGGAGAAGGGCGACGCGCTGTTCGAGGTGGTCGACCCGCTGGACGACAAGGTCAGCACCGTTTGCGCCGGTACCTCCGGCGTGCTGTTCGCCATCGAGCGTGGGCGCTATGCCCAGCCAGGGCTTTGGCTGGCCAAGGTGGCCGGGCGTGAGCCGTTCCGCAAGGGCCGGCTGATCAACGACTGA
- a CDS encoding TRAP transporter small permease yields the protein MNRLVRVWNHVEEGAIAFLLAAMTLVTFVYVVVTNVFTLFYDLGDRLPSIQGPFYAIGDAILGVAQDMSWSNALTKALFGWLIFLGIAYGVRTAGHLGVDALVRLAPRPVQRGIGVLACLCCLGYAGLFMVASYDWVKTLFIAGIGAEDLDHFGILQAYVAVIVPIGFGLVVLRYLEILINLLRGRQLGLGLADEAAEASKLAGGDAVENRP from the coding sequence ATGAACCGACTCGTGCGCGTGTGGAACCACGTCGAGGAAGGCGCCATCGCCTTCCTGCTGGCGGCCATGACGCTGGTGACCTTCGTCTACGTGGTGGTGACCAACGTCTTCACCCTGTTCTATGACCTGGGCGATCGCCTGCCCTCGATCCAGGGACCGTTCTACGCCATCGGCGATGCGATCCTGGGCGTTGCCCAGGACATGTCCTGGAGCAACGCGCTGACCAAGGCGCTGTTCGGCTGGCTGATCTTCCTCGGCATCGCCTACGGCGTGCGTACCGCCGGCCACCTGGGCGTGGATGCGCTGGTGCGCCTGGCGCCGCGCCCGGTGCAGCGCGGCATCGGCGTGCTCGCCTGTCTCTGCTGCCTGGGCTACGCCGGCCTGTTCATGGTCGCCAGCTACGACTGGGTGAAGACCCTGTTCATCGCCGGCATCGGCGCGGAAGACCTCGACCACTTCGGCATCCTGCAGGCCTACGTCGCGGTGATCGTGCCCATCGGCTTCGGCCTGGTGGTCCTGCGCTACCTGGAAATCCTCATCAACCTGTTGCGCGGCCGCCAGCTCGGCCTGGGGCTGGCCGACGAGGCCGCGGAGGCCTCGAAGCTGGCCGGCGGAGACGCCGTGGAGAATCGTCCATGA